One genomic region from Haloterrigena gelatinilytica encodes:
- a CDS encoding bacterio-opsin activator domain-containing protein, whose protein sequence is MTESTENDEAEKSVDPREDEFVRTPPEDLARRVFDVNPVSTVVIDSAGNYAFANERAAETLGRTNEEIVGRAYDDAEWNIYYDDGSPVPASENPVTRVLETGEPVFGFEHWIELPDGSERWLSSNSAPVLDDDGNVEYVVVSFEDATALKRREERLTSDHVRRLEFRTDRTAVPPSLRVADDEIRLEVDSVVSLQNGTTVQYMGTSDLPANEFVTAVEEVPHYRDARLLSSIDGYHRIEAKAESATVSQVFQDLGGRARAVVIAPDEVRFLGELPGDVDPRQAASGIRRFHPEVELVSEDLVYSPQLLYGVVADALTERQLSALDAAYFGGYFDTPRTSTGDELADRFDVTRQTFNQHLRKAQRTVLRHLFEKSGADAR, encoded by the coding sequence GTGACGGAGTCCACCGAGAACGACGAGGCCGAGAAGTCGGTCGACCCCCGAGAAGACGAGTTCGTCCGAACCCCGCCCGAGGATCTGGCTCGGCGCGTGTTCGACGTGAACCCGGTCAGCACCGTCGTGATCGATTCGGCGGGAAACTACGCCTTCGCGAACGAACGAGCGGCGGAAACGCTCGGCCGGACGAACGAGGAGATCGTCGGCCGCGCGTACGACGACGCCGAGTGGAACATCTACTACGACGACGGATCGCCCGTTCCGGCGTCGGAGAACCCGGTCACGCGCGTCCTCGAGACGGGCGAACCGGTCTTCGGCTTCGAACACTGGATCGAACTCCCCGACGGCTCCGAGCGGTGGCTCTCGAGCAATTCGGCGCCCGTCTTGGACGACGACGGGAACGTGGAGTACGTCGTCGTCTCCTTCGAGGACGCGACGGCGCTGAAGCGCCGCGAGGAACGGTTGACCAGCGACCACGTCCGGCGCCTCGAGTTCCGCACGGACCGGACCGCGGTCCCGCCCTCCCTGCGGGTCGCGGACGACGAGATTCGACTCGAGGTCGACTCGGTCGTCTCGCTGCAGAACGGGACGACCGTCCAGTACATGGGGACGTCGGATCTCCCGGCGAACGAGTTCGTGACCGCCGTCGAGGAGGTCCCCCACTACCGCGACGCGCGGTTGCTCAGTTCGATCGACGGGTACCATCGCATCGAAGCGAAGGCGGAGTCGGCGACGGTCTCGCAGGTGTTTCAGGACCTCGGCGGCCGCGCCCGCGCCGTCGTCATCGCTCCCGACGAGGTCCGGTTCCTGGGCGAGTTGCCCGGCGACGTGGATCCCCGGCAGGCCGCGTCCGGAATCCGGCGGTTCCACCCCGAAGTCGAACTGGTCTCCGAGGACCTCGTCTACTCGCCGCAGCTGCTGTACGGCGTCGTCGCCGACGCGCTCACCGAGCGACAGTTGTCGGCGCTCGACGCCGCCTACTTCGGCGGCTACTTCGATACGCCCCGGACCAGCACCGGCGACGAGCTGGCCGACCGCTTCGACGTCACGCGCCAGACCTTCAACCAGCACCTGCGCAAGGCCCAGCGAACCGTCTTGCGACACCTCTTCGAGAAGTCCGGCGCGGACGCACGCTGA
- a CDS encoding acetamidase/formamidase family protein, which translates to MGAEEFAVDHRIDADDDTVHSDWDNGREPALTVEPGDIVRISCRDATNGQLGPESTPADVAALDIDPIHALTGPVAVEGAQPGDVLAVELLEVEHEGVGYTLVLPGPAELGVLADEFPDPALHVWDLEGDVGHFGDGIEVPLNPFPGIVGVAPAEDGPHGTFPPRDVGGNIDVKQLTAGSTVYLPVAVEDALFSIGDGHAAQGDGEVCGTGIEAPMTVTCRFDLRSDRSIEQPQFETAGPFTPTGRDEPMYGTTGIADDLMAATRRAVRSMVDHLRDERGLERDDAYMLCSVAVDLKINEAVNAPNWVVSAYLPESIFPEAKRRPTRA; encoded by the coding sequence ATGGGAGCCGAGGAGTTCGCGGTAGACCATCGGATCGACGCCGACGACGACACCGTTCACAGCGACTGGGACAACGGACGCGAGCCGGCCCTGACGGTCGAACCGGGAGATATCGTCCGAATTTCGTGTCGGGACGCGACCAACGGACAGCTCGGCCCAGAGTCGACGCCCGCGGACGTCGCCGCGCTCGACATCGATCCGATCCACGCGCTGACCGGCCCCGTCGCGGTCGAGGGCGCTCAACCGGGCGACGTCCTCGCGGTCGAACTGCTCGAGGTCGAACACGAGGGCGTCGGCTACACGCTGGTCCTCCCGGGGCCGGCGGAGCTCGGCGTGTTGGCCGACGAGTTCCCCGACCCGGCGTTGCACGTCTGGGATCTCGAGGGCGACGTCGGTCACTTCGGAGACGGGATCGAGGTCCCGCTGAATCCGTTCCCCGGCATCGTCGGCGTCGCGCCCGCCGAGGACGGTCCCCACGGAACGTTTCCGCCGCGGGACGTCGGCGGGAACATAGACGTCAAGCAGCTCACGGCGGGCTCGACGGTCTATCTCCCCGTCGCGGTCGAGGACGCCCTGTTCAGCATCGGCGACGGCCACGCCGCGCAGGGGGACGGCGAGGTCTGCGGGACCGGCATCGAAGCGCCAATGACCGTCACCTGCCGGTTCGACCTGCGCTCGGACCGCTCGATCGAGCAGCCGCAGTTCGAGACCGCCGGCCCGTTCACCCCGACCGGTCGGGACGAGCCGATGTACGGGACGACGGGCATCGCCGACGACCTGATGGCGGCGACCAGACGAGCCGTCCGGAGCATGGTCGACCACCTCCGGGACGAGCGCGGACTCGAGCGGGACGACGCCTACATGCTGTGTTCGGTGGCCGTCGACCTGAAGATCAACGAGGCCGTCAACGCGCCGAACTGGGTCGTCTCCGCGTACCTCCCGGAGAGCATCTTTCCCGAGGCGAAGCGGCGTCCCACGCGTGCGTGA
- the glyS gene encoding glycine--tRNA ligase, translating into MSERERADDTESATAATSEKLVELAKRRGYFFQSSGAYGGVGGFYTFGPQGAALKGNVEDAWRDRFAVAEGNMEIDAPTIMPEPVFEASGHLDGFDDMLVECPECGESHRADHVVEDNTEYEDAESLPIPEVEEVIAEYELVCPNCGSGLAGQAVETFNLMFATNIGPGDSDPGYMRPETAQGIFVEFPRLKEYARNQLPFGVTQIGRAYRNEISPRRSIIRTREFTQAELEYFIDPETDEPDLSSVEDVEVTLYPASEQNAEDGGEIRTTIGEAVDEGIITSPWVAYFLGVAKPWYDAVGVDMDRFRFRQHLSGERAHYASDCWDAESEVDGNWIEMAGFAYRGDYDLSKHGEHSDDRFTIFKQYDEPKTVERATVDPDMSYLGPEFGGDAQAVVQKLEDLAARDRSAFDGDAVEIDLEGETHEIPVEKTGFAVEEQTEAGEHITPHVVEPSFGVDRLVYTVLHHAYREDEVADEERTYLELEPEVAPTFVGVFPLQNDDELESQANEIVADLREVGLSVTYDDSGNIGRRYRRQDEVGTPFCVTVDYETVEDEETTVTVRERDTTDQKRLPVDDLAETLSSIREGDLEFDEL; encoded by the coding sequence ATGAGTGAGCGAGAACGCGCGGACGACACCGAGAGCGCGACCGCGGCGACGAGCGAGAAACTGGTCGAACTGGCCAAGCGGCGGGGCTACTTCTTCCAGTCGTCGGGCGCCTACGGCGGCGTCGGCGGCTTCTACACCTTCGGCCCGCAGGGCGCGGCGCTGAAGGGCAACGTCGAGGACGCCTGGCGCGACCGCTTCGCCGTCGCCGAGGGCAACATGGAGATCGACGCGCCGACGATCATGCCCGAGCCCGTCTTCGAGGCCTCGGGTCACCTGGACGGCTTCGACGACATGCTCGTCGAGTGTCCGGAGTGCGGCGAGAGCCACCGCGCGGACCACGTCGTCGAGGACAACACCGAGTACGAGGACGCCGAGAGCCTCCCCATCCCCGAGGTCGAGGAGGTCATCGCCGAGTACGAACTCGTCTGTCCGAACTGCGGGTCGGGACTCGCGGGCCAGGCCGTCGAGACGTTCAACCTCATGTTCGCGACGAACATCGGCCCCGGCGACTCCGACCCCGGCTACATGCGCCCCGAGACCGCGCAGGGCATCTTCGTCGAGTTCCCGCGGCTCAAGGAGTACGCGCGCAACCAGCTGCCGTTCGGCGTCACCCAGATCGGTCGCGCGTATCGAAACGAGATCAGCCCGCGGCGCTCGATCATCCGCACTCGCGAGTTCACGCAGGCCGAACTCGAGTACTTCATCGACCCCGAAACGGACGAGCCGGACCTCTCGAGCGTCGAAGACGTCGAGGTCACGCTCTACCCGGCCAGCGAGCAGAACGCCGAGGACGGCGGCGAGATCCGGACGACGATCGGCGAGGCCGTCGACGAGGGCATCATCACCAGCCCGTGGGTCGCCTACTTCCTGGGCGTCGCCAAACCGTGGTACGACGCGGTCGGCGTCGACATGGACCGGTTCCGGTTCCGCCAGCACCTCTCGGGCGAGCGGGCCCACTACGCCAGCGACTGCTGGGACGCGGAAAGCGAGGTCGACGGCAACTGGATCGAGATGGCCGGCTTCGCCTACCGCGGCGACTACGACCTCTCGAAACACGGCGAGCACTCCGACGACCGCTTCACGATCTTCAAGCAGTACGACGAACCGAAGACCGTCGAGCGTGCCACCGTCGACCCCGACATGAGCTACCTGGGTCCCGAGTTCGGCGGCGACGCGCAGGCAGTCGTGCAAAAGCTCGAGGACCTCGCCGCGCGCGATCGCTCGGCGTTCGACGGCGACGCCGTCGAGATCGACCTCGAGGGCGAGACCCACGAGATCCCCGTCGAGAAGACCGGCTTCGCGGTCGAGGAGCAGACCGAGGCCGGCGAGCACATCACGCCCCACGTCGTCGAACCCTCCTTCGGCGTCGACCGGCTGGTCTACACCGTCCTCCACCACGCCTACCGCGAGGACGAGGTCGCCGACGAGGAGCGGACGTACCTCGAACTCGAGCCGGAAGTCGCGCCCACCTTCGTCGGCGTCTTCCCGCTGCAGAACGACGACGAACTCGAGTCCCAGGCGAACGAGATCGTCGCGGACCTGCGCGAGGTCGGCCTCTCGGTCACGTACGACGACTCGGGCAACATCGGCCGGCGCTACCGCCGTCAGGACGAAGTCGGCACGCCGTTCTGCGTGACCGTCGACTACGAAACGGTCGAAGACGAGGAGACGACCGTCACCGTCCGCGAGCGGGACACGACCGACCAGAAGCGGCTGCCGGTCGACGACCTCGCGGAGACGCTGTCGTCGATCCGGGAAGGCGACCTCGAGTTCGACGAGCTGTAA
- a CDS encoding CBS domain-containing protein — protein sequence MNVADAMTPREDVVTVELPGSRSDVLEYLQERPFSSVPVLKSTEDGLEYRGLISRDALIEQPDEDQLVILMDEDVPTTTADTSLEDVARTMVEDGARRVPVVDGEFEGIVTVTDVIHAIAAGDQETEGTVESYASEDVNTTYEGAPLPVAERELSYANVPYTVALDDEGRMNGVLTEVDVIDVARIVEGEEETGDNFGDQDDDWSWEGIKAVGSRYLPTRDIEIPAEPVSEFMSGDVVTVSAQTSIQEAAQRMISNDIEQIPMVTGEDLVGIVCDVDLLEALYE from the coding sequence ATGAACGTAGCCGACGCGATGACGCCCCGCGAAGACGTGGTAACCGTCGAACTGCCGGGTTCGCGCTCGGACGTCCTCGAGTACCTCCAGGAGCGGCCGTTCTCGTCCGTTCCGGTGCTCAAATCGACCGAGGACGGTCTCGAGTACAGAGGGCTGATCTCCCGCGACGCGCTGATCGAACAGCCCGACGAGGACCAGCTCGTCATCCTGATGGACGAGGACGTCCCGACGACGACGGCCGACACCAGCCTCGAGGACGTCGCGCGGACGATGGTCGAGGACGGAGCCCGCCGCGTGCCGGTCGTCGACGGGGAGTTCGAGGGCATCGTCACGGTGACCGACGTGATCCACGCGATCGCGGCGGGCGACCAGGAGACCGAGGGCACCGTCGAGTCCTACGCGAGCGAGGACGTCAACACCACCTACGAAGGGGCACCGCTCCCGGTCGCCGAGCGCGAACTCTCGTACGCGAACGTCCCCTACACCGTCGCGCTGGACGACGAGGGGCGAATGAACGGCGTCCTGACGGAGGTCGACGTCATCGACGTCGCCCGCATCGTCGAGGGCGAGGAGGAGACCGGCGACAACTTCGGCGATCAGGACGACGACTGGTCGTGGGAGGGGATCAAAGCCGTCGGCAGTCGCTATCTTCCCACGCGGGACATCGAGATCCCGGCCGAACCGGTCAGCGAGTTCATGAGCGGCGACGTGGTGACGGTCTCGGCGCAGACGTCGATCCAGGAGGCCGCCCAACGGATGATCAGCAACGATATCGAACAGATCCCGATGGTCACGGGCGAGGACCTCGTCGGCATCGTCTGTGACGTCGACCTGCTGGAGGCACTCTATGAGTGA
- a CDS encoding DoxX family protein, with amino-acid sequence MIAAIETVPLQSFDGPLAAELFLVARILFGGVLAFTGVNHFLDLEGMAGYAEMKGIPAPTASVALSGVVLVAGGLGVVLGVFPALAAGALAAFLLVATPTMHDFWAVPEDQQQSEMTSFLKNVGLLGASLTLVALGALEWPYAVGLGLF; translated from the coding sequence ATGATAGCTGCTATCGAAACGGTACCGCTACAGAGTTTCGACGGCCCGCTCGCGGCCGAACTGTTCCTCGTCGCTCGGATCCTCTTCGGCGGCGTCCTCGCGTTCACGGGCGTGAACCACTTCCTCGACCTCGAGGGCATGGCCGGCTACGCCGAGATGAAGGGAATTCCGGCGCCGACGGCCTCCGTCGCCCTCTCCGGGGTCGTGCTCGTGGCGGGCGGCCTCGGCGTCGTACTCGGGGTCTTCCCCGCGCTCGCGGCCGGTGCGCTCGCCGCGTTCCTGCTCGTGGCGACGCCGACGATGCACGACTTCTGGGCCGTTCCCGAGGACCAGCAACAGTCCGAGATGACCTCGTTCCTGAAGAACGTCGGCCTGCTGGGCGCGTCGCTGACGCTGGTCGCGCTCGGCGCCCTCGAGTGGCCCTACGCGGTCGGCCTCGGCCTCTTCTGA
- a CDS encoding DUF2267 domain-containing protein gives MERHDFYQSVQYEANLAGEADARDATQAVLSALGERLDETRSQRLDGQLPEEIGEHLVQGDSGRRFDYDEFLERIEDRTDRAAVGDPEGLARAVVGTLLEHVDAEESDALRERLAELDFEEAIPAVGPGARR, from the coding sequence ATGGAACGCCACGACTTCTACCAGTCCGTGCAGTACGAGGCGAACCTCGCGGGCGAGGCCGACGCGCGGGACGCGACCCAAGCCGTGCTCTCCGCGCTGGGCGAGCGACTCGACGAGACGCGGTCCCAACGCCTCGACGGACAGTTACCCGAGGAGATTGGCGAGCACCTCGTCCAGGGTGACTCGGGCCGTCGGTTCGACTACGACGAGTTCCTCGAGCGGATCGAAGATCGGACCGATCGCGCTGCCGTCGGCGACCCCGAGGGGCTCGCCCGCGCCGTCGTCGGCACGCTGCTCGAACACGTTGATGCGGAGGAAAGCGACGCGCTGCGGGAGCGACTCGCGGAACTCGACTTCGAGGAGGCGATCCCGGCGGTCGGGCCCGGTGCTCGACGGTAA
- a CDS encoding DUF2267 domain-containing protein: protein MERAAIVETVSDRTEADEDGATDATRAVLETLGERLSADQADDLAAELPPDLSEHLTEGESGAQFSEEEFISRVDQRMETLDVTGERAATAVMATLLESVDEAERSAVVDQFQQYGFETLLGETDADIDVSERSPRER from the coding sequence ATGGAACGGGCAGCCATCGTCGAGACGGTCAGCGACCGCACCGAAGCCGACGAAGACGGCGCGACGGACGCCACGCGAGCCGTCCTCGAGACGCTCGGCGAGCGCCTGAGCGCCGATCAGGCCGACGATCTGGCGGCCGAACTGCCCCCGGACCTGAGCGAGCACCTCACCGAGGGCGAGTCCGGGGCGCAGTTCTCCGAGGAGGAGTTCATCTCCCGGGTCGATCAGCGCATGGAAACGCTCGACGTGACCGGCGAGCGCGCCGCGACCGCGGTGATGGCGACGCTCCTCGAGTCGGTCGACGAGGCGGAGCGCTCCGCGGTCGTCGACCAGTTCCAACAGTACGGCTTCGAGACCCTGCTGGGAGAGACCGACGCCGACATCGACGTCAGCGAGCGCTCGCCTCGAGAGCGATAG
- a CDS encoding DUF7553 family protein: protein MTEQLQQARDDLEEAAKSADDDVRDDIRETTDAFADYVMGDTTPDHAILDERLNTLRQVRERADGNTRDKVEEAIEEIEDYREQVDQA, encoded by the coding sequence ATGACCGAGCAACTCCAGCAGGCCCGCGACGACCTCGAGGAAGCGGCCAAGTCGGCCGACGACGACGTCCGCGACGACATCCGCGAGACCACCGACGCGTTCGCCGACTACGTGATGGGCGACACGACGCCCGATCACGCGATCCTCGACGAACGGCTCAACACGCTGCGACAGGTCCGCGAGCGGGCCGACGGCAATACGCGGGACAAGGTCGAGGAGGCGATCGAGGAGATCGAAGACTACCGCGAACAGGTCGATCAGGCCTGA
- a CDS encoding HVO_2922 family protein has protein sequence MTSAATFEVFQDRAGEWRWRLVAANGNIIADSGEGYASKQGVKRGIDSVKRSAAGADVQFVTDD, from the coding sequence ATGACCAGTGCGGCGACGTTCGAGGTTTTTCAGGACAGGGCGGGCGAATGGCGGTGGCGTCTCGTCGCCGCGAACGGGAACATCATCGCCGATAGCGGCGAAGGCTACGCGTCCAAACAGGGTGTCAAGCGAGGCATCGACAGCGTCAAACGGAGCGCGGCCGGAGCGGACGTCCAGTTCGTGACGGACGACTGA
- a CDS encoding sodium/calcium exchanger protein, translating to MSSRLRHPLVAVIVTLLLTVPWIGTFLSYGGYGTVHPSENIAAGIAVLVAGTAILGAAFLLAWAAETAEKDVPQAFAIAVLAVLAVAPEYAVDALYAWQAGAGSSEAGNLAVANMTGANRILIGLGWSGIALFSIYRAKRTVDPAVEHRSGVLADAVRLDRAISLEIVFLLVATAFAFLVPLGGGIGMVDTLVLVGLYLLYLLVIIRSDVDETEEHVGVPAYFQGYSKFPRVSLVLFGFAFSGAIIFTAVHPFAEGLEQMGLQYGVPEFFMIQWLAPLASESPELIVVAYLVNKARTTAGFNALISSKLNQWTLLIGTLAVVYSISAGHVGTLPFDSKQVAEIWITAAQSFFAISVLTNFEISVREAIALLGLFGTQVLAEFYVIRTYSEPVVTELSMSVLYGYTAVYVLLGLALFVRRRDSVRELLERTALTTRAAIGRGTAQTQTEHAD from the coding sequence ATGTCGTCTCGGTTACGCCATCCGCTCGTCGCCGTCATCGTTACGCTACTCCTGACAGTCCCGTGGATCGGGACGTTCCTTTCCTACGGCGGCTACGGAACCGTCCATCCGAGCGAAAACATCGCGGCCGGTATCGCCGTCCTCGTCGCCGGGACCGCGATCCTCGGCGCGGCGTTCCTGCTCGCGTGGGCGGCCGAAACCGCCGAGAAGGACGTCCCGCAGGCGTTCGCCATCGCGGTGCTCGCGGTGCTTGCCGTGGCTCCCGAGTACGCCGTCGACGCGCTCTACGCCTGGCAGGCCGGCGCCGGCTCCAGCGAAGCGGGCAACCTCGCGGTCGCGAACATGACCGGCGCGAACCGGATCCTCATCGGGCTCGGCTGGTCGGGGATCGCGCTGTTCAGCATCTACCGCGCGAAGCGCACGGTCGATCCGGCAGTCGAACACCGGTCGGGGGTCCTCGCGGACGCGGTCAGGCTGGACCGGGCGATCTCCCTCGAGATCGTGTTCCTCCTCGTCGCGACGGCGTTCGCGTTTCTCGTCCCGCTCGGCGGCGGGATCGGGATGGTCGATACGCTCGTTCTCGTCGGCCTCTATCTGCTCTATCTCCTCGTGATCATCCGGAGCGACGTCGACGAAACCGAGGAACACGTCGGCGTTCCCGCGTACTTCCAGGGGTATTCCAAGTTCCCGCGAGTATCGCTCGTCCTCTTCGGGTTCGCGTTTTCCGGGGCGATCATCTTCACCGCGGTACATCCGTTCGCGGAGGGACTCGAGCAGATGGGCCTCCAGTACGGCGTCCCCGAGTTCTTCATGATCCAGTGGCTCGCCCCGCTGGCCTCGGAGAGCCCCGAGCTGATCGTCGTGGCCTACCTCGTGAACAAGGCGCGGACGACCGCCGGATTCAACGCGCTCATCTCCTCGAAGCTCAATCAGTGGACGCTGCTCATCGGGACGCTCGCGGTCGTCTACTCGATCTCCGCCGGGCACGTCGGGACGCTCCCGTTCGATTCGAAGCAGGTCGCGGAGATCTGGATCACCGCGGCCCAGAGCTTCTTCGCGATCTCCGTCCTGACGAACTTCGAGATCAGCGTCCGCGAGGCGATCGCGTTGCTCGGCCTGTTCGGAACGCAGGTCCTCGCGGAGTTCTACGTCATTCGGACGTACTCCGAACCGGTCGTGACGGAACTCAGCATGAGCGTCCTCTACGGCTACACTGCCGTGTACGTCCTGCTCGGGCTCGCCCTGTTCGTGCGGCGGCGCGACAGCGTCCGCGAACTCCTCGAACGGACCGCGTTGACCACGCGGGCGGCGATCGGTCGCGGGACCGCGCAAACCCAGACGGAGCACGCGGACTGA
- the uvrB gene encoding excinuclease ABC subunit UvrB: MSDSDSRGPLQPDRPDVDRPFTVDAPFEPAGDQPEAIEQLAEGFRQGMDKQTLLGVTGSGKTNTVSWLIEEIQKPTLVIAHNKTLAAQLYEEFRNLFPENAVEYFVSYYDYYQPEAYVEQTDTYIDKDASINDEIDRLRHSATRSLLTREDVIVVASVSAIYGLGDPRNYVDMSMRLEVGEEVGRDELLKRLVDLNYERNDVDFTQGTFRVRGDTVEIYPMYGRYAVRVELWGDEIDRMVKVDPLEGKTKGDQQAVLVHPAEHYSIPETTLEEAMDEIRTDLDKRISYFERQGDMIAAQRIEERTSFDLEMMQETGYCSGIENYSVYLSDRESGDAPYTLLDYFPDDFLTVVDESHVTLPQVRGQYAGDKSRKDSLVENGFRLPTAYDNRPLTFEEFQEKTNQTLYVSATPGDYEREESDQIVEQIVRPTHLVDPEIEVSPASGQIDDLMDRIDERIERDERTLVTTLTKRMAEDLTEYLEEAGVDVAYMHDETDTLERHEIIRSLRLGEIDVLVGINLLREGLDIPEVSLVAILDADQEGFLRSETTLVQTMGRAARNVNGEVILYADDPSNAMESAIEETQRRRRIQQEYNEEHGFEPTTIEKEVGETNLPGSKTETTQVSGREIEDEEEAERYVAELEDRMDEAASNLEFELAADIRDRIREVREEFDLAGGGEDEGIAPPTEEF; encoded by the coding sequence ATGAGCGACTCCGATTCTCGAGGCCCCCTCCAGCCGGATCGTCCCGACGTCGATCGGCCGTTCACGGTCGACGCGCCCTTCGAGCCCGCGGGCGACCAGCCCGAGGCGATCGAGCAGTTAGCCGAGGGATTCCGGCAGGGGATGGACAAACAGACCCTGCTGGGCGTGACCGGCTCCGGGAAGACCAACACCGTCTCGTGGCTGATCGAGGAGATCCAGAAGCCGACCCTCGTCATCGCCCACAACAAGACGCTGGCCGCCCAGCTCTACGAGGAGTTCCGGAACCTGTTCCCCGAGAACGCCGTCGAGTACTTCGTCTCCTACTACGACTACTACCAGCCCGAGGCCTACGTCGAGCAGACCGACACCTACATCGACAAGGACGCGTCGATCAACGACGAGATCGACCGTCTGCGCCACTCCGCGACGCGCTCCCTCTTGACGCGCGAGGACGTCATCGTCGTCGCGAGCGTCTCCGCGATCTACGGCCTCGGTGACCCGCGCAACTACGTCGACATGTCCATGCGACTCGAGGTCGGCGAGGAGGTCGGCCGCGACGAACTCCTCAAACGCCTCGTGGACCTGAACTACGAGCGCAACGACGTCGACTTCACGCAGGGCACCTTCCGCGTGCGGGGCGACACCGTCGAGATCTACCCGATGTACGGCCGCTACGCCGTCCGCGTGGAACTGTGGGGCGACGAGATCGACCGCATGGTGAAGGTCGATCCCCTCGAGGGCAAGACCAAGGGCGACCAGCAGGCGGTCCTCGTTCACCCGGCGGAGCACTACTCGATCCCGGAGACCACTCTCGAGGAGGCGATGGACGAGATCCGGACCGACCTCGACAAGCGCATCTCGTACTTCGAACGGCAGGGCGACATGATCGCCGCCCAGCGCATCGAGGAGCGAACGAGCTTCGACCTCGAGATGATGCAGGAGACGGGCTACTGTTCGGGGATCGAGAACTACTCGGTCTACCTCTCGGATCGGGAGTCCGGCGACGCGCCCTACACCCTGCTGGACTACTTCCCCGATGACTTCCTCACCGTCGTCGACGAGTCCCACGTGACCCTCCCGCAGGTCCGCGGGCAGTACGCCGGCGACAAGTCGCGCAAGGACTCGCTGGTCGAGAACGGCTTCCGACTCCCGACGGCCTACGACAACCGGCCGCTCACCTTCGAAGAGTTCCAGGAGAAGACCAACCAGACGCTGTACGTCTCGGCGACGCCGGGCGACTACGAGCGCGAGGAGAGCGACCAGATCGTCGAACAGATCGTTCGACCCACCCACCTCGTCGACCCCGAGATCGAGGTCTCGCCGGCCAGCGGCCAGATCGACGACCTGATGGATCGCATCGACGAGCGCATCGAACGCGACGAACGGACCCTCGTCACCACCCTCACCAAGCGGATGGCCGAGGACCTGACCGAGTATCTCGAGGAGGCCGGCGTCGACGTCGCGTACATGCACGACGAGACGGACACGCTCGAGCGCCACGAGATCATCCGCTCGCTGCGTCTGGGCGAGATCGACGTCCTCGTCGGCATCAACCTCCTGCGGGAGGGGCTGGACATTCCCGAGGTCTCCCTCGTCGCGATCTTAGACGCCGATCAGGAGGGCTTCCTCCGCAGCGAAACGACGCTCGTCCAGACGATGGGCCGGGCGGCGCGAAACGTCAACGGCGAGGTCATCCTGTACGCCGACGACCCCTCGAACGCCATGGAGTCGGCGATCGAGGAAACCCAGCGTCGCCGCCGGATCCAGCAGGAGTACAACGAAGAGCACGGGTTCGAACCCACGACGATCGAGAAGGAGGTCGGCGAGACGAACCTGCCCGGCAGCAAGACAGAGACCACGCAAGTCTCGGGCCGCGAGATCGAGGACGAGGAGGAGGCCGAACGCTACGTCGCCGAACTCGAGGACCGGATGGACGAAGCCGCGAGCAACCTCGAGTTCGAACTGGCGGCGGACATCCGCGATCGGATTCGCGAGGTTCGCGAGGAGTTCGACCTCGCCGGCGGCGGCGAGGATGAGGGGATCGCGCCGCCCACGGAGGAGTTCTGA